aggctgagtacattgcagctgggagtagttgctctcaattattgtggatgaagcagatgcttaaggaatacaatgttgaacaggatgctctaacattgtactgtgacaatttaagcgccataaatatttcaaaaaatcctatACAACACAGTAGAACAAAGCATATTGACATTCGTCATCACTTCATCAGGGATTTAGTAGAGGAAAATATTGTGAAGTTGGAGCATGTTGCAACTGAAGAACAGGTAGCGGATATCTTTACTAAAGCATTAGATGCTCATCAATTTGAAAGGcttaggggcaaattaggaatttgcctataTGAGGAATTATAGCAGTTAAGGCATTATGTGCGCGCAACCGTTTTTTTCTCCAAATTTCAACTATTGGCGCACGTAAATCAAGGAAAGACAAAAATAACTTTCCATAACTTCTCAATTACACGCTATCAACTCTCATATCATCATTATTCCTTTCCAAAACCTTCAACTTCCTCTGAACTCCTTGCTGCGATCTGCAAACACAAACCATCatctcaaatcatcaaaaacttcaaaaacttcaacaatttCTTTGAGAAAATGTCTCAATCTTCCGGTTCCGCTCAGATCAAAAACAAACTTGCTGATACTGtgaaaacaagatcaaaatCTAAGAAGGAAGGATCAACTGTTGTGGTCAATGCGACTCCCATATCAAGTATCCCTGCTACTAGTTCGAAAAAGAAGAAATCTGCAAAATCCACTAAGAGAGTAAGTGAATCGTCTCCCTCAATTTCTATTAAGTCCGATACTGTTAAGTctaagaaaaagaaaccccAATCTCCCGTAAAAAGGGGTTTGAGCATGTCTGATCTATACTTGAATAAGGACCCTTCTGAAACTGCGAATGTGGAATCGCATGATGTTGCCTCCGGCAAAAATGCGAATGTTGAATCGTCTAATAAAGTTAATGAAGAAAGTGTTAAGTCTGTGTCTGAAAAGGTGAATCAAGAAACCCCTTCTGCAAAGGAAAACCCTAGTTCTGTTGAAACCCTaggaaaaacccaaaatattgCTGAGAATGTTGTTATGAACAATAATCCTAGTGTTCCTGAGAATATGGCAGTTCCCACGAATGTCATAACTGATGTTACTGAAAAATCCCAAGAAAAGGCTGTTGTAACCGATGCTCCAACCGGTGTTGAGCCATCCTCTATACCAACTGATGCTGAGAAGGATGTTGAAGCATCCAAAGGAGGATCTAGCCCACATGCTGACACTGCCACTGGATCGTTTGGCAGTGGATCTAATACTGAAGCTTCCACTGAAGAGGAAGTAAACAAAGAAAGTACCCCTGAAGATGTGGCTGATTCTGAGCCAGAGAATGAAGCTGGTGAGGACTCTGAGAAAATCACCAATGAAGAACAAGACATAGTGGATGTTGATGAAGTCCCCTCTGAAGAAGATCTGCAACCTCCACCTACTCAGAAAGGTATTGGGAGAAGACTGAGAAGCAGGACCACTACACCTGCACCTGTTGTCACCACTACCCCTGTTGTCACCAAGAAAACAAAGGACAACACTCTGAAGCCTGTCAAGTATGGTCCTAAGAAAGGATGGAGCAAGCCTATACCTCCtcctgaaaagaaaaagggtGTGCTGAAAAGGAAGAGTGCACCATCAAGTGACTTTGATTTTGAAGCTGAAAAGGATGACTCAAGCATCAAGCCTCCTGCTAAGAAGGCCATGTCTGCTAAGAAGGCCATGCCTCAATCTGTTGCTCCTGACATTGAAGACTTCCCTTGtgacaatgtttcatttcatcttccatcTTATGCACAACGATGGGGAATCATCTgcaaaagaagattggctctGGAAAGGGAACTAGGCAAAGATATTCTGGAATGTGAAGAGATTGTGAGTTTGATCAATGATGCTGGATTGATCAAAACTGTGTGGGGCTTAGGCTCCTGCTATGAAAAGCTGGTTAGGGAGTTTGTTGTCAACATCCCTATAGGTTGTGACAATCCCTTGGACAAAGAATTTCAGAAGGTATATGTTCGAGGAAAATGTGTGACATTCTCTCCAAGTGTGATCAACAAGGTGCTGGGTAATGCTGATGATCCTCACCCTGACATAGATGTATCTGACAATGTGGTCTGCAAAACTATCACAGCTGAAAAGGTGAAAACCTGGCCCAAGAAGGAGAAGGTACCAGCTGTCAAGTTAACCCAAAAGTATGCAATTCTGAATCGTATTGCATCTGTCAACTGGGTTCCTACTACACATGCATCTGACATTGCAACAAATATGGGTAAGctcatttatatgattggtACTGGTACTAAGTTTAATGCTggtctatatattttcaatcaagttgtgCAGCATGCTAAGACCTCTGTCACCAAGCAACCCATTGCATTTCCAACTTTGATCTGTGACATCATCTTGTCCCAACATCCGAATATAAGGCATGAGGATGAGTCTTCTAAGAAAAGGGCAACTCCTCTGGCCATTCATCAGAAGCTGTACAGTAAACAGCATGCTCCAGATATTGTTGGACCATCAAATGCTGCTGCTGACACTCCTATGACAAGGAAGGAGATGATTGCTATGCTGGAAGCAAACTGTAAGGAGCTAGATGAAAAGAAGTTgcagtttgaaaggatgatacATGCTCTCAGGGTTGAAGAGGCTGCAGCTCAAGCAGCTGATGCAGATGATGATGGTTCTAGtggtgaagaagaagctgaCTCAGATGCTGAAAGTGATTCCTCCCCAAGTGCTTCTGTGTAATTCTGATGTTTCTTTATTTGGATTTTTGTTTTGCATGTCTGTGGGCTGAGCCCTGAATTTAGCACCTAGTGTGcatggtttgtaatattttgtctaCACTTTCTGTTCTGCTACTATCTGCACTGCGTTTGGATATTATTTTATGCAGTtcccattttgtctattttgtggctaaaaagggggagtagttattgTATGCCATAATAGATGCTGAGCTATGATGTGCCATCAGATGCTGGATCAtctgaatactcctatgcatgaattaagggggagtaagatGAACTTGGTACTCGATTCTACTTTTGAGGGGGAGCAATATTTTTTCTTAGCACACAATGTGCTACTTCATGTTGAAGCATCATCTgttcctgagaatttatttttctcagctttgagggaatttatttttccccagtgtttcttttatgagaaTCTTATACTCTCTATTGGCAATTTCCTGTGAGGCTCTTGTGCTTAtccttccgctgttgcatgcctctgaagtTCTAATTTGATACATATTAAATGTGCTATTTTTATATGAGGGGTTATtaaaacaagcatgttaaaatGTTCTACTTTACTTCTTGACTGTGTGCCTACGTTGAGTTGAAGAAAAGGTAGCTTGTGTATCCCTTTAGAACGGTTGAAATTATCTTaggatgttttagccaaaaaattgccaaagggggagattgttggcgttgtatggttggcctcattttgctaaaacatgtgatctttcctgatgtggaacttcatgcttccaccatccagtataagcaagatgttcggtacaatgcttcaacattggataccacatccagtaggtCGGGCCTGTGTATggtgagatctcgcgcctaagttctaaatatggaatccataataaatgttcgtttgtgataaggagcgttgtcacgcataattattaatggatctcgtgatcaagttttgcttgctaatcagatctttaagttaaggaaacaaaacattttaattgaagaatattccttgaaggaaccaTTAATCAAGCTatgctattgaagcctaattgaagacctagcctgagctaatgaaggttatttaaagaatgttgacaccattgttcaagtcactgaaaccagatttgagtcttacaaagcgtgagtttaggttttagtattgtgtcttttgtgttctaagtcttgtgttgatttcccactagactaggaactgtgtgtttgtgcattgtaatatctctggagcttctaagcaaggagatagtgtgtgtatatcattccaaagcttttaagcacggaagtggtgtgagtgttttatgaagtgtgtcttcacatattaaatctagtattgtacgatcacagtggctgtggtcaagaggaggtgagcggaggttctcatacctaggtgtgtcttaggtaggatatagcacgggtggtgattaggtgagaagtcataaacgggaggtttattgagggcttcaaactaatactatcatagtggattcactcctggattggtatcccccagagtaggcttatgctgaactgggttaacaaattactgtgttaatttactttcagtttgtttagtttattattccttgtgtatgcgcggttggatgttggatcattgattcacgcattaaaagtgtattatagtggtgaagcgttgagtacaacatcttaacactagtgtgccagaatttcatcttctttcagCTCGCCCTGCTTATCCAAAAGGTCCACCAGAGAATGACGTCTGAAAATCAACTTAGTGACATCATCCCTAATCTCACCCTGGagagccctcttcctcttcaagAGCGGCTTCATCTCTTTGTTCAACATCGCCAAACGGTCGTCCACCCTCCGCTCCTCATTAAAGCATATTCCTAAGATTTCCTCCTGCACACCCATGGTCtctttcgtgatctctatctggCTATCAACAGCTTCAGTAACTTCGGAATGGCATTCCTTGACATTCTCCACAACAATCACAAAGGATGCATTATCCTTCAGCTCTTTCTCCAAACGCAACACACTGTCAAGAAAACGCTTCTCCTCCTTGGTCAACCTCCAACAATAATCATTCAGCTCTTTGACAAATTCCGAGAACTCACCAAAATCGTCCATTAAGTCCTCCGTACTCAGGGTCAACATACGGCGGAGTCGCTTAATGACGGGGGAAGCAGGAGATTAACCATATTCAAAGGGAAGGTTTTTAGGAGACATACTGAAGAAAGAAAACTTTTAAGCAAGCAGGTGAGAATGTGATGAGTTGATCCTATCATCGAATGATCCATTTTATAGAGGAAATATCCAATCGTGGCATCAGTAAATGGAGAGACGGTTGATAGATATGGTATAGGAGAACGAGAACGTGCACCAGAAAGTGGGAAGAAACGTGATGAAATTGTTCCCGCGCCACAAGTTTTAGAGGGAAAATTCGAATCATACTCAAGCACTTCACTCCTTTGGacttcgtgcttggggggctgtggactgggcaatgggcttaaggacATATCCAGTAAGCCCAATTAGTATAAGAAGGGGGATAGGCCCAAATCAAGCGAAACCTAAATATCCATTAGGCGACGAGTGGCCAAGGCGTGGCTAACAACAGCGTGGCAACGCCCAGAAGGATAATCCCGTATCGTAtaaatatcttcttcttcccAGTGTTAACTGATTGACTTGAAAAGGAAGAAATTAACTTCTCAtaaccgccatagcttggagaccaaggttacTATCCCCGTTTTCACGCTGTACCACCGAAGAAGGTGCTGAAGACCGAATTTCTAGGAatccttgcttggagaagaagactagaggCTCTATAAATAGTTCaatactttcatttgtaaagaGATCCCttttctgacttataaaactctcagggttgttgggattgaaccaagtgtaatcacaccatttaatcaataatacaaccccctttgagtttttaccagaacataaacaaaatctttttttttttaaataaccttcttatttttaatatagatttatattaaatataaccatgttactatatttaaaatattaacaatcatttaattatatatgattatacttatcataattattatttttattgataaaaagtattttaaatgtgtgttttaatcaaacccatgaaatgaaagagaaaaaacaaatcatctataaaaaaagagtactgcattctaataagcactactaaattaaattgaaaatccgaataaaaattattaaataaaaaaattcaaagcaaaATGAGCGGAGAAAAAcccaatagaaaaaaaaaacaaacaatagacaaaaaaaatcgagactaataaaatctggataaaatttcaccaagtgaataattgataagaaacTTCAAGAGAACGAGAGGGAGGTAAGTTGATAAGTTATTTGGCATCTTAAATTGTATAGAAAGGAGTAAGCAATAACGTTGTtatttgataggtaattttcagaatacgagatcacgtgataaaaaatgtcaaaaccacCATACTTCTTAGTTCAACATTACTCATGAACAATATTTTCACCAAGTATAAGTATGTAtgacctccaactcttattgaaaataaataaataagtgatacattaaaaataaaaaagcaaagtgatttgtgactaaaattgcaactcatataatgaaaactaagattttatacgatgacacaattaaaataaaatatgatacatcatttcaataaaaattatttta
This portion of the Trifolium pratense cultivar HEN17-A07 linkage group LG3, ARS_RC_1.1, whole genome shotgun sequence genome encodes:
- the LOC123914857 gene encoding uncharacterized protein LOC123914857, translated to MSQSSGSAQIKNKLADTVKTRSKSKKEGSTVVVNATPISSIPATSSKKKKSAKSTKRVSESSPSISIKSDTVKSKKKKPQSPVKRGLSMSDLYLNKDPSETANVESHDVASGKNANVESSNKVNEESVKSVSEKVNQETPSAKENPSSVETLGKTQNIAENVVMNNNPSVPENMAVPTNVITDVTEKSQEKAVVTDAPTGVEPSSIPTDAEKDVEASKGGSSPHADTATGSFGSGSNTEASTEEEVNKESTPEDVADSEPENEAGEDSEKITNEEQDIVDVDEVPSEEDLQPPPTQKGIGRRLRSRTTTPAPVVTTTPVVTKKTKDNTLKPVKYGPKKGWSKPIPPPEKKKGVLKRKSAPSSDFDFEAEKDDSSIKPPAKKAMSAKKAMPQSVAPDIEDFPCDNVSFHLPSYAQRWGIICKRRLALERELGKDILECEEIVSLINDAGLIKTVWGLGSCYEKLVREFVVNIPIGCDNPLDKEFQKVYVRGKCVTFSPSVINKVLGNADDPHPDIDVSDNVVCKTITAEKVKTWPKKEKVPAVKLTQKYAILNRIASVNWVPTTHASDIATNMGKLIYMIGTGTKFNAGLYIFNQVVQHAKTSVTKQPIAFPTLICDIILSQHPNIRHEDESSKKRATPLAIHQKLYSKQHAPDIVGPSNAAADTPMTRKEMIAMLEANCKELDEKKLQFERMIHALRVEEAAAQAADADDDGSSGEEEADSDAESDSSPSASV